The Candidatus Desulfofervidus auxilii genomic sequence TAGTCTGATTCCTGGTTTTTCAGAAGCTATGAAAAGACCAAAAATATTAAGAGTAGTAACAAATATTACATCTGAGCCTTTTAAATTAGGTGATAAAATTTTAGTAGGCATTGAAGGAGATGCAGGTTTAAATGCCAGTTTTGATTTAGGTGAATTTAAAAAAGGTATAAATATGTCTGAAATAGAGCCTGGTATTTATAAAGGTGTATATGTTGTGCAAGAAGGAGATAATCTTAAAAATGGCATCTTAGTAGTTCATCTCACACGACCAGATGGACAACGCAGGGATTGGATAGAGACCTCTCCTTTTATTACTATTGATGGTTGTCCACCTAAAATACCACGAAATCTAACAGCAGAAATTAGACAAAAATCGATAAAACTTAACTGGCATACAGATGATGCTGAAACTATAGCATTTCTCATATTAAGGAGCAACAACCCATTAACAGATTACAAAGAAATTGCCAGAGTGAAAGAATTTACTTATGAAGATAAAGATATAGAGCCTGGTAAAAATTATTTCTATAGAGTAATTGCACTTGATGATGTAGGCAATCAATCTAAACCTCTTCAATATGGACCAATTAGTTTACCTGTACTTACAGAACAAACATTACCCCAAACACTTTCTGGTACGTATCTTTCTGGCAAATACTTGCTTGAAAAAACAGCAACAGTACCTTTGGGAGTAAATGCAAAAATTGGTCCAGATGTGATTATTACTTGTTCTAAAGAAGCAAGTATTATAGTTGAAGGAGAATTACTTTTAAAGGAAACAATCTTTAAACCACAAACAGATAACTGGATAGGCATTGAAGTTGCTCCAACAGGTAAACTTATTGTTGAAGATTCTACAATAAATGGGGCAAAAAAAGCGCTTTTAATAAAAGGAAAGGCATCTTGTACAAATTTGACGATAGAAAAAGGAAATATAGGTCTAATAGTAGATTCAAATCATAAAGTGGAGGTTAAAAAAAGCTCCTTTATTAATTTACATCCTGCTATTTCTATACAAGAAGGAGAGGTAGAGATTACAGAATGTAAATTTAAAGAAAATGAAGTGGCAATAGAGATTCTTTCAGGTCAACCTCATATTTCAAAAAATAATTTTTGGCAGAATAAGGTTAATATAAAAAGTAACATTCCTTTAACTTTGAAGGCAAATTATTTTGGTACAAAAGAACCAGGCAATTTCCTACTAATAGGCAAAATAGAAGTAAAAAGTTTTCTTAATGCACCCTATCCCCAAGGAGAAGAAAAAGAATTAGATCCTAAAAAATTAGAGAAATTAGCAGAATCTTTAAGGGAAAAAGGTATAAATGCTTTAAATAAAGGAAATTATGGTCAGGCATATGAATTATTGGAAAAATCATTAAAGACATGGCCACAAAAGGATACATATATTTATCTTATCTACACTCTTTCTGCCCTTGGTGAAGATGTAAAATTAAAACAAATTATAGAAGAGGCATTAAATAAATATCCATATGAAACTAAGATATATCAAATTTCAGTAAGATATTATTTACAAACAAATCAAAAGGAAGAAGCAAAAAGACTTTTAAAAAAAGGATTGAAATTAAATCCAAATAATCCTTCACTAGAAGCAATGCTACCTTTAGTACAAGGAAAGGAAGAATGATATTTTTTAAAACTTTAATAACAATTTTAATATGTATATTTTGCATTTGTTGTGTTTCTACATCCACTAAACCTCCGCCTAAAGAAATTTCTGTTGTACCTTTAAACATTGCGCCTGTCCGTGTTGCTATACCTTTTAAGACAATAAGTCCTTCTTATCAATTTTCTTATCTTTCTTATTATTTACCAGATATATTAAAGGGACAATTAGGTGCTTTGGGTATTCCAGTTGTAGCAAGAGAGCAGGAACTTTCTCATATTTTAAAAGAACAGGTGTTTACAATAGAGATGGGTAAAGAGGAAACAGAGATAGTTTCTTTTGCAGGTGCAAAATTTATTGTCATAGGTAGTTGGGAAAAAATTGAAAATATACTTTATTTGCAGGTTGAGATCTATGATACAGAATCTGGGGTAAGCAAAGGTATTAAACGTGTATCTGGCAAAATAGAAGATTTGTATTTTTTAGTTAAAGAAGCTGCTATAAGTGTAGCAGAACTTTTGGGTATAAAACTTAGTACAGAGGCTAAAATAAATTTTTGGGCTGAATTCCCAGAATGTAGAAAAAATAGATTAGAAAAGGTAAAAAAGTGTTTTAAAAAGAAAGCAAAGATAAGTAAAAAAGATTTGGATAAATTTTCTTATAAAATGCCTATTCAGGTAAAAGTGACGCTTTCCAATTACCATCCTTATCCTGGAGATAAATTGGAAATAGATATAGAAACAAATAGACCATGTTTTCCATATATTTTTACTGTATTTTGTAAGGATAAAGTAGGCAGGATATTCCCTGATAACATTACTCCTCTTACATCACCAGTGCGATATTTTCACTATCCTAGCGCAGAAGCTAAAAAAGCAGGTTATATTTTTCAAGTGATACCAGATCCTAATTGTCCTGAAAAGTATCGTTTTAAAGAGAAAATTTTAGTAATCTGTTTGGAGAAAAAGGATCTTCAGCTAGAACAACTTACAGAAGCATTTATTTTTAAAAATTTAAATGATTTTAATCAAGCTAATTCTCTCTCTCTTTTAATTGATTATTTGTCTCATTTGCCTAAAGAAAGTTGGGGTTGGGCAGAAGCAGTTTATAGTTATTCGAATTAAAAAATAATGTTATATTTTGATTTATTTTCTATAAAAGCTTTTCTTACAATTGTTGAATTAGGTAGTTTTTCCAAAGCTGCAGAGAGACTTTTTGTAACTCAGCCAGCTATAAGTGCACGGATAAAAGCATTAGAACAACTTTTAGGAGTAAAGCTTATCAAGAGATCACATGATGGTATAACTTTAACTGAAGCAGGTCGTAAACTTTATTCTTATGCAAAAAAGCTAGAAATAATTAGTGAACAATTAATTAAAGAACTCTCTCATTATCAAATGAATAAAAAGACTATCTTGATAGGTTCTACCGTAATACCAGGAAAGTACTGGTTGCCTAAGATTATATGTACTTTTAGCAAAAAGTACCCTGAGGTTAGTATGAAATTAAAAATTTGTTCAAATAATGAAATTATTAAGCAAGTTCTAAAAAGAAAAATTGATTTAGGAATAACAAGTGTCATACCCTATAGCCATAAAATCCTTTATAAAAAAATTGCTTGTTGTGAGCTTACCTTAATAGCCCCTTCAAATTATCCTAAAAAAGAGATAAGCCTTTCAGAATTAACTAGAGAATTTCTTGTCATGCGCGAAGATGATTCAGGAGTTACTGTTTGTTTTAGAAATTTTTGTAAGAGGCATGGTTTAGATTTAAATAGATTAAAAATTTCTATGATCTTAGATTGTAATGA encodes the following:
- a CDS encoding LysR family transcriptional regulator, with product MLYFDLFSIKAFLTIVELGSFSKAAERLFVTQPAISARIKALEQLLGVKLIKRSHDGITLTEAGRKLYSYAKKLEIISEQLIKELSHYQMNKKTILIGSTVIPGKYWLPKIICTFSKKYPEVSMKLKICSNNEIIKQVLKRKIDLGITSVIPYSHKILYKKIACCELTLIAPSNYPKKEISLSELTREFLVMREDDSGVTVCFRNFCKRHGLDLNRLKISMILDCNESIKFAVKEGKGIGIVPKCTVLLDVKEDSLKMIKLKEGILKYDRYLIYLPDKLTFPSIKNFCKFLEQNTPQVIKNFYNC